From the genome of Sulfurimonas paralvinellae:
CTTGCTATCATCTCTGACATTGCTGATCAGACAAATCTACTAGCACTCAATGCTGCCATTGAAGCGGCTCGTGCAGGAGAACATGGACGTGGTTTTGCCGTTGTAGCGGATGAGGTAAGAAAACTTGCTGAGCGTACACAAAAATCACTCTCAGAAATCAGTGCTAATGTGAATCTCATTACACAAAATGTTGTTGAAATTTCTGAAGAGACAGACAGAACATCACAAAGCATGCATGCCATTGCCGGTTCTGCACAAGAGCTCATTATCTCATCCAATGAAACAAAAGATAACCTAGTGAGAACAAAAGACAAATCAACAGATACGATGCATCAGAGTGTATTTATTGCAACGAAAACAAAGACACTTATCTCTACTATGAATGAGATTGTCGCTGTTGCGATGAAAAACAGTGAACTTAGATCTACTGTGGAAACTGCAGTGGAAACATTAACGAGAGACGCTAAAAAACTACAATCAGAACTGAGCAAGTTTAAAATATAATGTCCAAAGAGAGACTTGAACAGCTAGAAAAAAGTGAGGCTTATGCCTCCTATCAATCAGATTTGGCATTTGCAAAAGAGCTGAATATTCTGAGAAATGATTTTTATTATCAGATGATCGATTCGAATGCGGCTACTTTAGTCGATTTTTTGTATAAACCGTTGGATACGCTTAGTGGCGATGCTTACAGTGCTAGAAGAATTGATGAACATAGAACATTTTATCTTCTCGTTGATGGCATGGGCAAAGGCGTGTCGGCTTCTTTTACCGCGGTTATTATGACGACTTTTATCAATCATTTAGTTGATAAGATGATAGAGCATGACAGTTTTAGTTTAGATCTTATTGTTAAAGAATCTATGGAGTTTATCAAACCGATCCTGCTTGACGATGAAGTTTTGGCAATAGATTATATTTGTTTTGATAACTATTATGATGTTTTAGAGTATGCAAAGTTTGCCATGCCTCCTTTTTTACTGCAGGATAAAGATGATAATATCATCAGGATAAAAGCTAACAACACTCCCCTAAGCAAGTGGCAGTCTAAATATGACATTGCAAGGCATAATGTTGCCAATATCGAAAAATTTCTCTTTTACAGTGACGGTATTGTCGAGAATACAACAGATTGTGAAGGCTTGCCTTATGCCGCTTTTATTGAAGATGATTTTAGAGAATCTTTTAGTAGAGAAGAGTTTAAAGAGAAATTCTTCAATAAGGTCAAGGAACAAGAGGATGACCTCACGCTTATCTTTATTAACAGTTTGGATATTCGTGAAGAGACACTTGTGGCAAAACACTCCTTTAAGACATCTTTAGCTGACGTTGATGCAGCTTCGCAGTGGTATGAAACACTTTGGGGGAATATTCAGACAGATAACTCTTCTGAGGCAGAGAAAGCAGGTGTAGTATTTACGGAACTCTATATGAATGCCTATGAACATGGAAATCTCGGCATCAGTGCGAAGGAAAAACATCAATATCTTGAAGACGATGTCTATTTTGAAAAACTGAATGAACTTGAGCAAATGAGTACAAAGAACATTATTGTGGAAGTCTATATGCTGAAAGAATTTGCCAATGAGTATGTTGTTACAAAAATAAAAGATGAAGGCGATGGCTTCGATACTCAGATTCTCAGTCAGATCTTTCGAAATTCTCGAAAGTTTAATGGCCGCGGTGTCTTTATCTCACGCAAGAATTCTATGGGAATTTACTACAACTCCCAAGGAAATTGCGTACTTTTCTTCAATAAAATATAACTATTTATCGAAATAGTTATATAATTACATTATAGAAAAAATAAGGATTTATAATGTCAAAAAGTATGTCATTTGAAGAGGCATCTCTTAATTACCACAGAGCAAAAGGTGAATTTGATCAAAATGGAAAAACTGCTACTCTTTTAACAAAACCGTGCACGACACAGGAAGAGCTTTCTATGGCTTACTCTCCGGGTGTTGCCTATCCATGTCTGGAGATTCAAAAAGAGAGTGAAAAAGCGTATGAATACACAAACAAAGGAAACCTCGTTGCCGTTGTAAGTGACGGAACTGCGGTTCTTGGGCTTGGTGATATTGGACCATTGGCTGGAAAACCTGTTATGGAAGGCAAGGGCGTTTTATTTAAATCTTTTGCCAATGTAGATGCTGTTGATATTGAGTTAAATACAAAAGATACGGAGGAGATCATTCAAATTGTTGCTGCTATGGCTGATAGTTTTGGCGGTATAAACCTCGAAGATATTTCAGCACCAAGATGTTTTGAGATAGAAGAGCGTCTCAAAGAGATCTGTAATGTACCTGTTTTTCATGATGATCAGCATGGAACGGCGGTTATTACGACAGCAGGGCTTATGAACGTGCTTGAGATGAGCGGTAAGAATGTCGAAGATTTGAAAGTTGTTGTGATCGGTGCTGGTGCTGCAGGAATCGCCTGTGGCAAGATGTATAAAGAACTCGGTGTGCAAAACATCACTATGCTTGATTCTAAAGGTGTTATTCACAGCGGTAGAGATGATCTAAATAAATATAAACAGCAATTCGCTCTCGATACTGATGACAGAACACTGGAAGATGCGATGAAAGGTGCGGACATGGTTCTTGGACTTTCAAAAGCTGATATCATTACACCGGAGATGGTAAAGTCAATGTCTGATACACATCCAATCATCTTTGCCTGCGCAAATCCAAATCCTGAGATAAAACCTCCTGTAGCCAAAGAAGCAAGAGAAGATATCATCATAGGGACGGGAAGAAGTGATTATGCCAATCAGGTAAACAATGTTCTTGGTTTTCCTCAAATATTCCGTGGAGCATTGGATGTACGTGCAACAAAAATAACAGAGAAAATGAAACTTGCAGCTGCACGTGCATTGGCCGCTCTTGCAAAAGAGGAAGTGCCGGCTCATGTAAAAATAGCACACCATAGAGAGACTATGGAGTTTGGACCTGAATATATCATTCCTTCACCGTTTGACAGACGTGTTCTCGTTTATGTTGCTTCTGCAGTAGCAGAGGCGGCTATTGAAGATGGTGTTGCACGTGTGAAAGATTTTGATATGGATGCATACAAAATAAAACTACAAAGACTTGCAGACCACCTCGACGGCAAGATCTAAAACCAAAGAGAGATTTAGACTCTCTTTGCCTCCTTATAAAACTTGCGAAGTCCCAATTTTGCTTTTGTATCGAGTTTATACGATATAAGTTTCAGATAATTTAAAATATCTTTTTTTTCAATGCCTGTTTTGTTGGAGGCTTGCTGCAGCAGGTACTGAGGGATTTTATACTGCTTTTTTAAAAATTCATTTTCAATTTTTTTATAGAGCTTTCTATCTTTGTGATAGCATAAAAGTGCAAATACAAAAGGAAGATGATGTGTCGTGTTCCATAGTGCCGCTAGATCGATATAGTCATCATGTGCAAGAGAATATTTGAGCGCTTTGTCGCCGATGAGCACCTCTCCGTTTTGCTGTAGGATACGGGTTAAAACATTGGATGATGCCGATTCTCTATCGCTTTTGTCCTTGCGTGAGGGAATGACCAAAACACTCTGGACATTTTTTTTGGCAATGATACCTAGATTAACATGTTTATATTTTTTCGCACTAATACTGGAGATAAAAGCGGCATCGACACGTCTGCTTATAAATTCATGATTGATTTTTGCAGGAACATTCTTTTTATGATTCATGATGGCATTTTCCTGTGAGTTTCTGCCAAAGCGTTTCATAAAGATATGAAAAGGGAGGAGGTTGAGGTATTCTATTTTTCCAAAAATCATGCGAAATTATATCGCACTTAACTTATCTTAGATATAATTTTGTACATAAAATACGAAGGTGCAAAAATGGTAAGAGTAGAATTTTTAGGGCCCATACAAAAAGATGCTCTAGAGCTTGAGATTGCAAATCTTGGTGAGCTTGCGGCAATTTTACAAGAAGATAAAGAACTCTCAGAGTGGCTGAAAAATTCAGCGGTAGCAGTAAACGATACAATGGTTACATCTCTTGATGTAGCACTTAAAGATGGCGATAAGATATCTTTGCTTCCGCCAGTCTGTGGAGGGTGAGTCTTGTTAAGTCTCTATGACGGTGCTTTGGATGTGCCAAAGATTTTAAAAGAGTGGTATGAAGAAGAGGCGCAGAGTAATTATGGTGCCTATATTCCTTTTGTCGGTACCGTACGCAGTGAAGACGATATTGATGGACTGAGTTTTGATATCTATGAGCCTATTTTGGAGTCCTGGTATAAAGCATGGGAAGAAAAAGCGGCACAAAAAGGCGCAATCATTAAAATGGCACACTCACGCGGTGATGTGATGTTGCATGAGTCTTCTTATATTGCAGCAGTCTTTTCGCCAAAAAGACGTGTGGCATTGGAGTTTATTGATGAGTTTGTAGAAGATTTCAA
Proteins encoded in this window:
- a CDS encoding ATP-binding SpoIIE family protein phosphatase → MSKERLEQLEKSEAYASYQSDLAFAKELNILRNDFYYQMIDSNAATLVDFLYKPLDTLSGDAYSARRIDEHRTFYLLVDGMGKGVSASFTAVIMTTFINHLVDKMIEHDSFSLDLIVKESMEFIKPILLDDEVLAIDYICFDNYYDVLEYAKFAMPPFLLQDKDDNIIRIKANNTPLSKWQSKYDIARHNVANIEKFLFYSDGIVENTTDCEGLPYAAFIEDDFRESFSREEFKEKFFNKVKEQEDDLTLIFINSLDIREETLVAKHSFKTSLADVDAASQWYETLWGNIQTDNSSEAEKAGVVFTELYMNAYEHGNLGISAKEKHQYLEDDVYFEKLNELEQMSTKNIIVEVYMLKEFANEYVVTKIKDEGDGFDTQILSQIFRNSRKFNGRGVFISRKNSMGIYYNSQGNCVLFFNKI
- a CDS encoding malic enzyme-like NAD(P)-binding protein, which codes for MSKSMSFEEASLNYHRAKGEFDQNGKTATLLTKPCTTQEELSMAYSPGVAYPCLEIQKESEKAYEYTNKGNLVAVVSDGTAVLGLGDIGPLAGKPVMEGKGVLFKSFANVDAVDIELNTKDTEEIIQIVAAMADSFGGINLEDISAPRCFEIEERLKEICNVPVFHDDQHGTAVITTAGLMNVLEMSGKNVEDLKVVVIGAGAAGIACGKMYKELGVQNITMLDSKGVIHSGRDDLNKYKQQFALDTDDRTLEDAMKGADMVLGLSKADIITPEMVKSMSDTHPIIFACANPNPEIKPPVAKEAREDIIIGTGRSDYANQVNNVLGFPQIFRGALDVRATKITEKMKLAAARALAALAKEEVPAHVKIAHHRETMEFGPEYIIPSPFDRRVLVYVASAVAEAAIEDGVARVKDFDMDAYKIKLQRLADHLDGKI
- a CDS encoding MqnA/MqnD/SBP family protein, which encodes MIFGKIEYLNLLPFHIFMKRFGRNSQENAIMNHKKNVPAKINHEFISRRVDAAFISSISAKKYKHVNLGIIAKKNVQSVLVIPSRKDKSDRESASSNVLTRILQQNGEVLIGDKALKYSLAHDDYIDLAALWNTTHHLPFVFALLCYHKDRKLYKKIENEFLKKQYKIPQYLLQQASNKTGIEKKDILNYLKLISYKLDTKAKLGLRKFYKEAKRV
- a CDS encoding MoaD/ThiS family protein translates to MVRVEFLGPIQKDALELEIANLGELAAILQEDKELSEWLKNSAVAVNDTMVTSLDVALKDGDKISLLPPVCGG
- a CDS encoding molybdopterin synthase catalytic subunit; its protein translation is MLSLYDGALDVPKILKEWYEEEAQSNYGAYIPFVGTVRSEDDIDGLSFDIYEPILESWYKAWEEKAAQKGAIIKMAHSRGDVMLHESSYIAAVFSPKRRVALEFIDEFVEDFKASAPIWKYDLKNGQRIYAEDRSTAIKGSGILGEKV